In the genome of Rhodoferax fermentans, one region contains:
- a CDS encoding ABC transporter substrate-binding protein — protein sequence MRQSLKNLTRAALLALGLVGASAFAQNAICYNCPPEWADWASQIKAIKAKTGVTVPPDNKNSGQSLAQLVAEKASPVADVTYLGVTFAIQAQKEGVVAAYKPAGWADIPDGLKDPQGHWFTIHSGTMGFMVNVDALKGKAVPKSWADLLKPDYKGLIGYLDPASAFVGYVGAVAVNQARGGTLDNFGPGIDYFKALQKNEPIVPKQTAYARVLSGEIAILLDYDFNAYRAKYKDQANVQFVIPAEGTLAVPYVMSQVANAPHVDNAHKVLDFVLSDEGQAIWANAYLRPVRATAMPKDIQARFLPASDYARAKTVDYGKMAAVQKGFSDRYLKDVQ from the coding sequence ATGCGTCAATCTTTGAAAAACCTCACCCGTGCTGCCTTGCTGGCGCTGGGTCTCGTGGGCGCCAGCGCTTTTGCGCAGAACGCCATTTGTTACAACTGCCCGCCCGAGTGGGCCGACTGGGCCAGCCAGATCAAGGCAATCAAGGCCAAGACCGGCGTCACCGTGCCGCCGGACAACAAAAACTCAGGCCAATCGCTGGCGCAACTGGTGGCTGAGAAAGCCAGCCCGGTGGCCGATGTGACCTACCTGGGTGTGACCTTTGCCATCCAGGCGCAAAAAGAGGGTGTGGTGGCCGCCTACAAACCCGCGGGTTGGGCCGATATTCCCGATGGCCTGAAAGACCCGCAAGGTCACTGGTTCACCATCCATTCCGGCACCATGGGTTTCATGGTGAATGTGGACGCGCTCAAGGGCAAAGCCGTGCCCAAATCCTGGGCTGACCTGCTCAAACCCGACTACAAAGGCCTGATTGGTTACCTGGACCCGGCCTCGGCATTTGTGGGCTACGTGGGCGCCGTGGCGGTGAACCAGGCGCGTGGTGGCACGCTGGACAACTTCGGCCCCGGCATCGACTACTTCAAGGCGCTGCAAAAGAACGAACCCATCGTTCCGAAACAAACCGCCTACGCCCGGGTGTTGTCGGGTGAAATCGCCATCCTGCTGGACTACGACTTCAACGCTTACCGTGCCAAGTACAAAGACCAGGCCAATGTGCAGTTCGTGATTCCTGCCGAAGGCACGTTGGCGGTGCCTTATGTCATGAGCCAGGTGGCCAACGCGCCGCATGTCGACAACGCCCACAAGGTGCTGGACTTTGTGTTGTCCGACGAAGGTCAGGCGATCTGGGCCAATGCTTATCTGCGCCCGGTACGTGCCACGGCCATGCCCAAAGACATCCAGGCCCGTTTCCTGCCCGCCAGCGACTACGCCCGCGCCAAAACCGTGGACTACGGCAAGATGGCCGCGGTGCAAAAGGGCTTCTCTGACCGCTACCTGAAAGACGTGCAGTAA
- a CDS encoding MFS transporter, with protein sequence MPSTKTDSVPAASSATHWPRVITLWLCGVLAAMQFSKISFAFQTLQATYATTATAMGWILSTVGTVGLILGVTVGLCAPAIGYRRLLLWGLGLGAVLALLQALMPPFPLLWLTRLFEGFSQLAVVVAAPVLIIRQSARRHHSLVMGLWSTFVSVAFALTAAGGGWVLAHFQLSGLFGVHAAGLAMMFVLVLIMLPKDAAQDQPWPTLAALPMLHLRLYQHWVTALPGLCFFCYTSTAIALLTFVPQYAGADRTWVAIILPFAAISGTFSAGWLAQSLVAPRRLVLGAFTAMALVGLALGICLISGLSMAPVAVLLTYTVGLAGGSSFALIPYLSHEPTVQARANGAVAQMGNLGSTLGPPLFALVISTFGGPGMVLPVVCFALLGCGLMLMSRGAKSALL encoded by the coding sequence ATGCCCAGCACAAAGACCGATTCCGTCCCTGCTGCCTCATCAGCCACCCATTGGCCCAGGGTCATCACCTTGTGGTTATGTGGCGTGCTGGCAGCGATGCAGTTCTCCAAAATTTCCTTTGCCTTTCAGACCCTGCAGGCCACTTACGCCACCACGGCCACAGCCATGGGCTGGATTTTGTCGACAGTGGGCACGGTGGGCCTGATCTTGGGGGTCACCGTCGGGTTGTGTGCCCCCGCCATCGGCTACCGACGCCTCTTGCTATGGGGCTTGGGGCTGGGTGCAGTGCTTGCCTTGTTGCAAGCACTGATGCCACCGTTTCCGTTGTTGTGGCTGACGCGCTTGTTCGAGGGCTTTTCCCAGTTGGCGGTGGTGGTGGCCGCCCCGGTGCTGATCATTCGCCAAAGTGCACGGCGGCACCATTCGCTGGTCATGGGTTTATGGAGCACTTTTGTTTCCGTGGCGTTTGCGTTGACCGCTGCGGGCGGTGGCTGGGTGTTGGCGCACTTTCAGTTGAGTGGCCTTTTTGGGGTGCATGCTGCCGGGCTGGCGATGATGTTTGTGCTGGTACTGATCATGCTGCCGAAAGACGCCGCACAGGATCAGCCCTGGCCAACCTTGGCCGCTTTGCCCATGCTGCACCTGCGCCTCTACCAACACTGGGTGACGGCCCTGCCTGGCCTGTGCTTTTTTTGCTACACCAGCACCGCCATTGCCTTGCTGACTTTTGTGCCCCAGTACGCCGGGGCTGATCGCACATGGGTGGCGATCATCTTGCCCTTTGCCGCTATCAGCGGGACCTTTTCTGCGGGCTGGCTGGCGCAATCTCTGGTCGCGCCAAGGCGGCTTGTGCTGGGGGCTTTTACAGCGATGGCGTTGGTCGGCCTGGCTTTGGGTATCTGTCTGATTTCGGGGCTCAGCATGGCGCCGGTTGCGGTGTTGCTGACCTACACCGTGGGTCTGGCGGGCGGCTCATCCTTTGCCTTGATTCCCTACCTGAGCCATGAACCCACCGTGCAGGCGCGCGCCAATGGGGCCGTGGCACAGATGGGCAATCTGGGCTCCACGCTGGGACCGCCTCTGTTTGCCCTGGTGATCTCAACCTTCGGTGGGCCGGGCATGGTGCTGCCCGTGGTGTGTTTTGCGTTGCTGGGCTGTGGTCTGATGCTGATGAGCCGTGGGGCGAAAAGTGCGCTGCTTTGA
- a CDS encoding DUF6920 family protein — translation MNKFIRIIGLISLVFVLSGVTYVALQSSRTESDIATFEARVAAIGQRSPAPTYDPARLQSLPAPVQRYVRFTFKGTAPGYAVVRLSASGEFRRPRTEGFNATTAQQVIATGVPALMFSATTPVIPGVWARAYDFFAEGEMAMKAKILSTLTVVDEKQTPQLNQISLRRWLLESALYPAALLPGGPVTWEAIDDHSARAVVAWHSLRASMVAHFADDGQMTHMVAEADGDLSTPYHGSGEHVARSNYRLIGHQMIPMAFTISRMAGGKLYPFWKGQVDNITFE, via the coding sequence ATGAACAAGTTCATCAGGATCATCGGCCTCATATCCCTGGTATTTGTTTTGTCAGGCGTCACCTACGTCGCACTGCAGTCCAGCAGGACCGAAAGCGACATTGCCACATTCGAGGCACGTGTTGCGGCCATCGGTCAGCGCAGCCCGGCGCCCACCTATGACCCGGCACGGCTTCAAAGCCTGCCCGCGCCTGTGCAGCGTTATGTCAGGTTCACGTTCAAGGGCACAGCACCGGGATATGCCGTGGTGCGCCTGTCTGCATCCGGTGAGTTCCGCCGTCCACGCACGGAGGGTTTCAACGCCACCACGGCCCAGCAAGTGATTGCCACGGGTGTGCCCGCGCTGATGTTCTCGGCCACAACGCCGGTCATACCCGGCGTCTGGGCCCGGGCCTACGATTTTTTCGCCGAGGGCGAGATGGCGATGAAGGCCAAGATCCTGTCCACACTCACCGTCGTTGACGAGAAGCAGACGCCACAGCTCAACCAGATCTCCCTGCGCCGCTGGCTGCTGGAAAGTGCGCTGTATCCGGCTGCGCTGTTGCCGGGTGGTCCGGTGACCTGGGAGGCCATTGACGATCACAGCGCCCGCGCGGTGGTGGCGTGGCACAGCTTGCGAGCGTCGATGGTTGCCCACTTTGCCGACGATGGCCAGATGACGCACATGGTCGCCGAAGCGGATGGTGACCTCTCCACGCCCTACCATGGTTCAGGCGAGCACGTGGCCCGCTCCAACTATCGGCTGATCGGCCACCAGATGATCCCCATGGCGTTCACGATCTCCCGCATGGCGGGCGGCAAGCTCTATCCCTTCTGGAAGGGCCAGGTCGACAACATCACCTTCGAGTAG
- a CDS encoding phosphodiesterase gives MSTLLLQLSDLHIREPGRLAYGRLDTAPYLRQAVDSILRLPQRPDAVVLTGDLTDFGRADEYTHLRSLLGRLTLPLYLMPGNHDNREQLRQSFPEHSYLGSTGFVQYSVAVGDLQLIALDTQVEGASHGGLCAQRLHWLANTLDQHRDRPVVIAMHHPPFATLIGHMDDIGLLQGAAELEALVAQHPNVERIICGHLHRSIQVRFGGTLAMTAPSPAHQVCLDLAPNAVSAWTLEPPGFALHALSDSGQLISHLVASGHFDGPYPFHDGGQLID, from the coding sequence ATGAGCACTCTTTTATTACAGCTCTCTGACCTGCACATTCGCGAACCCGGCCGCCTGGCTTATGGGCGGCTGGACACCGCGCCCTATTTGAGACAAGCGGTTGACAGCATCTTGCGCCTGCCGCAGCGGCCAGATGCCGTGGTGCTGACGGGTGATTTGACGGACTTTGGTCGTGCCGATGAATACACCCACTTGCGCAGTCTGCTTGGGCGACTCACCCTGCCGCTTTACCTGATGCCCGGTAACCACGACAACCGTGAGCAGCTGCGCCAGAGTTTTCCCGAACACAGCTACTTGGGCAGTACCGGTTTTGTGCAGTACAGCGTGGCCGTGGGTGATCTGCAACTGATCGCCCTCGACACACAGGTGGAAGGTGCCAGCCACGGCGGCCTGTGTGCCCAGCGCCTGCACTGGCTGGCCAACACACTCGACCAGCACCGCGACCGCCCGGTGGTGATTGCCATGCACCACCCGCCGTTTGCCACGCTGATTGGCCACATGGACGACATTGGCCTGCTGCAAGGTGCAGCCGAACTGGAAGCCCTGGTGGCGCAGCACCCAAATGTGGAGCGCATCATTTGCGGCCACCTGCACCGCAGCATTCAGGTGCGTTTTGGCGGCACACTGGCCATGACCGCACCCTCACCAGCGCACCAGGTCTGTCTGGACCTGGCGCCCAACGCGGTCTCGGCTTGGACGCTGGAGCCACCCGGCTTTGCGCTGCATGCATTGAGCGACAGTGGGCAGCTGATCAGCCACCTGGTGGCCAGCGGCCACTTTGACGGGCCGTACCCATTTCACGATGGCGGGCAACTGATCGACTGA
- a CDS encoding TetR/AcrR family transcriptional regulator: protein MNENDRSDRRAQIEAAAFDLLKELGYRKTSMLLIAKRAQASNQTLYAWYRNKQELFRGIIEENGRVVREQLELGLREGHDPLQALAELGPTLLRFTTDQHAIIMNRAAVIDAAETGVLAQAIDDVGRGSIYPLICALMARLVQTQTFAPDVLPDDAAQTYVALLFGEAQLRQALGRMPPCDETEIGRRSERAFALTCKLYGAAPGRHSS from the coding sequence ATGAACGAGAACGACCGCAGCGATCGCCGTGCCCAGATTGAGGCCGCAGCCTTTGACTTGCTCAAGGAACTGGGCTATCGCAAGACCAGCATGCTGCTGATCGCCAAGCGCGCGCAGGCCTCCAACCAGACCTTGTATGCCTGGTATCGCAACAAGCAGGAGTTGTTTCGCGGCATCATCGAAGAGAACGGCCGCGTGGTTCGGGAACAACTTGAACTCGGTCTGCGCGAGGGCCACGATCCGCTGCAGGCATTGGCCGAGCTTGGGCCGACCCTGCTGCGTTTCACCACCGACCAACACGCGATCATCATGAACCGAGCCGCTGTGATCGACGCTGCCGAAACCGGGGTGCTGGCCCAGGCCATCGATGATGTCGGTCGGGGCAGCATCTACCCCCTGATCTGTGCCCTGATGGCGCGTCTGGTTCAGACGCAGACCTTTGCGCCCGACGTGTTGCCGGACGATGCGGCGCAGACTTATGTCGCCTTGCTGTTTGGTGAGGCGCAGTTGAGGCAGGCGCTGGGCCGGATGCCGCCGTGCGACGAGACAGAAATTGGTCGCCGATCAGAACGCGCCTTTGCGCTGACCTGCAAACTGTACGGTGCGGCGCCGGGCCGCCATTCGTCCTGA
- a CDS encoding ABC transporter permease subunit, producing MTSPSRLLGACAAPAVAFFAAFWLLPVVRLFALPADKGWATYFAVLTDSRYLHSLLNTLGLSLVVTLATLLLGGLVGITLARSRFAAKPLLLSLLTLPLSFPGVIIGFFIILLGGRQGLVADLTEWLGLGRTTFAYGLTGLFLGYLYFSLPRAIATYTAAASTMDGQLEEAARSLGASRWRVAKDVWIPELTQTTIACGAIVFATSMGAFGTAFTLASKFEVLPITLYNEFTNYANFALAASLSITLGIITWLSLFLARHAAGPAAAGA from the coding sequence ATGACTTCCCCCTCTCGCCTGCTGGGCGCCTGCGCGGCGCCGGCCGTGGCTTTTTTTGCGGCTTTCTGGCTGCTGCCGGTGGTGCGCCTGTTCGCCCTGCCGGCAGACAAGGGCTGGGCCACCTATTTCGCGGTACTAACCGACAGCCGTTACCTGCACAGCCTGCTCAACACGCTGGGCCTGTCGTTGGTCGTGACCTTGGCCACGCTGCTGCTGGGTGGCCTGGTGGGCATCACGCTGGCGCGCTCGCGTTTTGCGGCCAAGCCGCTGCTGCTGTCTTTGCTGACATTGCCGCTGTCGTTCCCTGGCGTGATCATTGGCTTTTTCATCATCCTGCTTGGCGGTCGCCAGGGCCTGGTGGCTGATCTGACCGAGTGGCTGGGCCTGGGCCGCACCACCTTTGCCTATGGGTTGACTGGGCTGTTTCTGGGTTATCTGTATTTCTCGCTGCCGCGCGCGATTGCCACCTACACCGCCGCCGCCAGCACCATGGATGGACAGCTGGAAGAGGCCGCACGTTCGCTGGGAGCGTCTCGCTGGCGTGTTGCCAAAGATGTATGGATTCCCGAGCTAACCCAGACCACCATTGCTTGTGGCGCTATTGTTTTTGCTACATCGATGGGGGCCTTTGGCACCGCCTTCACCTTGGCCAGCAAGTTTGAGGTGCTGCCCATCACGCTCTACAACGAATTCACCAACTACGCCAACTTCGCGCTGGCCGCCAGCCTGTCGATCACGCTGGGCATCATCACCTGGCTGAGCCTGTTCCTGGCACGTCATGCGGCTGGCCCGGCTGCCGCAGGTGCATAA
- a CDS encoding bacteriohemerythrin, with protein MKDLVWDKILSVGVTEIDEDHHKLIHIFNILNHAISDGESKEYLAATLDELVYCTVWHFSHEERLMLKHRYPEAQDHKAEHQELIQSAKELQQLLLQPGVSFAEEHVLFLEQWLTKHILTADGRLGTFLSRVM; from the coding sequence GTGAAAGACCTCGTTTGGGACAAGATACTCAGCGTGGGGGTCACCGAGATTGATGAAGACCATCACAAGCTGATCCACATCTTCAACATCCTCAACCACGCCATTTCAGACGGCGAATCCAAGGAGTACCTGGCGGCCACCTTGGACGAGCTGGTCTACTGCACAGTCTGGCATTTCAGCCACGAAGAGCGCCTGATGCTCAAACACCGTTATCCAGAAGCGCAAGACCACAAGGCCGAACACCAGGAACTGATCCAGAGCGCCAAGGAGCTGCAACAACTGCTGCTCCAACCAGGCGTCTCTTTCGCCGAGGAACATGTGTTGTTTCTGGAGCAATGGTTAACCAAACACATCCTCACGGCGGATGGGCGCCTGGGAACGTTTTTGTCGCGGGTGATGTAG
- a CDS encoding helix-turn-helix domain-containing protein translates to MSHAIQVIASLPSFGKRLKRLRRIKALKQEAVAAMAGVNQATVSRWEQGSITPSEKTIQALLHALALAPAQDAALQRLVRHCALPTHLITDVDHRLLAASPSRQQVWGVPETGLLHTSLWQFATEDIAQAEQQLGPNGWWEQEAPAPVVVHVRTAQTVGLQIHRSVMVWERVWLANGLPGRLCTTVQSDA, encoded by the coding sequence ATGTCGCATGCCATTCAAGTTATTGCGTCCCTGCCATCGTTTGGCAAGCGGCTCAAGCGGTTGCGTCGCATCAAAGCCTTGAAGCAGGAAGCCGTAGCCGCCATGGCGGGCGTGAACCAAGCCACGGTGTCGCGCTGGGAGCAGGGCAGCATCACGCCGTCAGAGAAGACCATTCAGGCCTTGTTGCATGCCTTGGCTCTGGCACCGGCACAGGATGCTGCCTTGCAGCGGCTGGTTCGGCATTGCGCTTTGCCCACACATTTGATTACCGATGTCGATCACCGATTGCTGGCGGCGTCCCCATCCCGTCAGCAAGTGTGGGGTGTTCCCGAAACCGGTCTGCTGCATACCTCGCTCTGGCAATTTGCCACCGAGGACATCGCCCAGGCAGAGCAGCAGCTCGGGCCGAATGGCTGGTGGGAGCAGGAGGCCCCTGCACCGGTGGTGGTGCATGTGCGTACCGCGCAGACCGTGGGCCTGCAGATCCACCGCAGCGTCATGGTCTGGGAGCGTGTTTGGCTGGCCAATGGTTTGCCCGGGCGCCTCTGCACCACCGTGCAAAGTGACGCATAA
- a CDS encoding ABC transporter ATP-binding protein — protein MKLERTRVDVIDCAKTYPDGTRGLFSTTLTIEPGEVLALLGPSGCGKTTLLRLIAGLETPDTGSRIVFGGEEVTALPIERRKIGMVFQSYALFPHMSVEANIGYGLRIHGASADEQRRTVGELVDMVRLGGLEKKRPAELSGGQRQRVALARAVAMRPRVLLLDEPLSALDAKLKESLRDELSDLLRRLHITAIHVTHDQQEALAIADRLAVMQAGRIVQVGDGETLYRRPGHPFVAAFLGRVNTLQRDTHALARNLLPLGGLMLKCPPARAGQPVLLVRPEDIQVGPVLADTGQAVVQRRSFLGDRVQLTLALADQALLQAEVLRDHPAKVGDTVGIHIDANRLMTCEESV, from the coding sequence ATGAAACTTGAACGCACGCGCGTCGATGTGATCGACTGCGCCAAAACCTATCCAGACGGCACCCGCGGCCTGTTTTCCACCACCTTGACCATTGAGCCCGGTGAAGTGCTGGCCTTGCTCGGCCCATCGGGCTGCGGCAAAACCACCTTGTTGCGTCTGATCGCGGGGCTGGAAACGCCAGACACGGGCAGCCGCATTGTGTTTGGCGGTGAAGAGGTGACGGCGCTGCCCATTGAGCGACGCAAAATTGGCATGGTGTTCCAGAGTTATGCGCTGTTTCCGCACATGTCGGTCGAGGCCAATATCGGCTACGGTTTGCGCATCCACGGTGCCTCGGCAGACGAGCAGCGCCGTACCGTGGGTGAGTTGGTGGACATGGTTCGCCTGGGCGGGCTGGAGAAAAAACGCCCGGCCGAACTCTCCGGTGGCCAGCGCCAGCGTGTGGCCCTGGCGCGGGCGGTGGCCATGCGCCCGCGTGTTTTGCTGCTTGACGAGCCGCTGAGTGCGCTGGATGCCAAACTCAAAGAGTCACTGCGCGATGAACTCTCCGACCTGCTGCGCCGTCTGCACATCACCGCCATCCACGTCACCCACGACCAGCAGGAAGCCTTGGCGATTGCTGATCGCCTGGCCGTCATGCAGGCCGGGCGCATTGTGCAGGTGGGTGATGGCGAGACCTTGTACCGCCGCCCAGGCCATCCCTTTGTCGCGGCTTTTTTGGGCCGTGTGAACACCCTCCAGCGGGACACCCACGCGCTGGCGCGCAACCTGCTGCCACTCGGTGGTCTGATGCTGAAGTGCCCACCGGCACGGGCGGGTCAGCCTGTGTTGCTGGTGCGCCCGGAAGACATCCAGGTCGGCCCGGTGTTGGCCGACACCGGCCAGGCCGTGGTGCAGCGCCGCAGTTTTTTGGGGGACAGGGTGCAGCTCACGCTGGCGCTGGCCGATCAGGCCTTGCTGCAGGCCGAAGTGTTGCGGGACCACCCCGCCAAGGTTGGCGACACCGTGGGTATCCACATTGATGCCAACCGTTTGATGACCTGCGAAGAAAGCGTCTAA
- a CDS encoding ABC transporter permease, with translation MAHPRQLPFLLPAITALVSVFMLAPIALSVLAGLVNNYSTGLASGLTLRWISEVLDVYGSTVSASLLLALLSVVGCLLLGVPCAYALARSRSRWARLFEELLTLPVAVPGLATALALILAYGQLRDFRQSFVFILVGHLVFTLPFMVRTVGAAFRRHELLALEEAARSLGANFGQRFMGVLVPAVLPAIVAGSLMVFTLSVGEFNLTWMLHTPLTRTLPVGLADSYASMRIEIGSAYTLVFLLVILPVLWGLQWLGHLIEKRNG, from the coding sequence ATGGCCCACCCAAGACAACTCCCTTTTTTGCTGCCAGCCATCACCGCGCTGGTCAGCGTTTTTATGCTCGCGCCCATCGCCTTGTCGGTGCTGGCCGGGCTGGTCAACAACTACAGCACCGGCCTGGCCAGCGGGCTGACGCTGCGCTGGATCAGCGAGGTGCTGGACGTCTACGGCAGCACCGTGAGCGCGTCGCTGCTGCTGGCGCTGCTCAGCGTGGTCGGGTGCCTGCTGCTGGGCGTGCCTTGCGCTTACGCCCTGGCGCGCAGCAGATCACGCTGGGCACGGCTATTTGAGGAGCTGCTGACCCTGCCGGTGGCCGTGCCGGGCCTGGCCACCGCGCTGGCGCTGATCCTGGCCTACGGGCAGCTGCGCGACTTCCGCCAAAGTTTTGTCTTCATCCTGGTCGGTCACCTGGTGTTCACACTGCCGTTCATGGTGCGCACCGTGGGCGCGGCGTTCCGTCGGCATGAGTTACTGGCGCTGGAAGAGGCCGCACGTTCGCTGGGCGCCAACTTTGGCCAGCGCTTCATGGGGGTGCTGGTGCCTGCCGTGTTACCGGCCATCGTGGCAGGTAGCCTGATGGTGTTCACCTTGTCGGTGGGTGAATTTAACCTGACCTGGATGCTGCACACCCCCCTCACCCGCACCCTGCCGGTGGGTTTGGCCGACAGTTATGCGTCCATGCGCATTGAAATTGGCTCGGCCTACACGCTCGTCTTTTTATTGGTCATCCTGCCCGTGCTGTGGGGTTTGCAATGGCTTGGGCATCTCATAGAAAAACGCAATGGATAA